One Armatimonadota bacterium genomic region harbors:
- a CDS encoding NIL domain-containing protein: protein MAEVDINLTARGEQVVQPWIWRLCKEFDCKVSITKANVDTDFGWIQVRLSGSVEEIQRATAWLMTTGLHVDALQRSVGANA, encoded by the coding sequence ATGGCAGAAGTGGACATCAACCTGACGGCACGGGGCGAGCAGGTCGTCCAGCCTTGGATCTGGAGGCTGTGCAAGGAGTTCGACTGCAAGGTCTCGATCACCAAGGCCAACGTCGACACCGATTTCGGTTGGATCCAAGTCAGACTGAGCGGCTCGGTCGAGGAGATCCAGCGGGCCACGGCCTGGCTGATGACGACGGGCCTGCACGTGGACGCGCTACAAAGGTCGGTCGGGGCCAACGCGTGA